A genomic stretch from Setaria italica strain Yugu1 chromosome VII, Setaria_italica_v2.0, whole genome shotgun sequence includes:
- the LOC111258049 gene encoding cysteine-rich receptor-like protein kinase 10, whose protein sequence is MAPEYVLDENRTTLKCDVYSFGVTLLETLSGRRNSMGLNSLISYAWGLWEDINRDIMDLLDPAVTPLPTELVPQLRRCIQIGLLCVQGLPDDRPLMSEVVGMLNDNSLNLAPPRARMVQLPELREADAAVPIDYETVSDANLRWQHNNGPRLLAGPRIDGHDDGSALL, encoded by the exons ATGGCTCCGGAGTACGTTCTAGATGAAAACCGGACAACACTAAAATGCGATGTCTATAGCTTTGGGGTTACATTGTTGGAGACACTCAGTGGCCGAAGGAATTCTATGGGGCTAAACAGCCTCATTTCATAC GCCTGGGGGTTGTGGGAGGACATCAACCGCGACATTATGGATCTTCTTGATCCCGCGGTTACACCTCTACCGACCGAGCTCGTTCCTCAGCTACGCAGGTGCATCCAGATTGGGCTTCTTTGCGTCCAGGGACTTCCGGACGACAGGCCACTCATGTCGGAGGTTGTTGGAATGTTAAATGACAACAGCTTAAACCTTGCTCCGCCCAGAGCGCGCATGGTTCAGTTGCCTGAACTTCGAGAGGCAGACGCCGCAGTGCCGATAGATTATGAGACTGTCAGTGATGCCAATCTCCGCTGGCAACACAATAACGGCCCAAGGCTACTGGCTGGGCCAAGGATAGATGGCCATGACGATGGGAGCGCACTCCTGTAA